The genomic stretch tactaAGATACGGTATCAGATTTAGAAAAGAAAGCTATGTAAAACTTGATTTGGAAATGTTGGCTTTAGGATTAGTGCGAgaatgtacaaatatataaaatattggatTTGTGTTGCACATGATATTTATCAATACACGGATGTGGTTATAGTACTCTCAAATTAGGATAGACACGTGTCTGTCGGTGAGAATATATTTCAAGGAATCGTCAAAAATATTCAGCCCAATGATAATttgtttttgtacattttatgaAACAACTCTAATCGACAAAGCTAATAAAACTTCATAGCTATTAAGACTAACTATACAATAGAAATATTGCAACCACGGAAAACGCTCTTCCTTATTTTCCTTCCCAAGAAAAACCCATTAACATCAACCATCTATCAAACTTCCTCCAACTCTCCAATCTGCTCTACTCCTACATCGGCTGCCTACATCTATTCCATATCTCTTTCCTGACAGCAAAACGTAAAAACGGCTCAGCCAAGGCTCTAAGATACTCGCGGAAGCGTGATCGGTCGCGATCAAAGGCAACACTCACTTTCTTCCGGATGCTTGACGGTGGAGAAGCAGCCGTCGGCGGACAAGTAGAGCAACAGCGCTCCGTTCGCGGGCAGCTCTTTGAAGCCGCTCGCGAGGAATACCTGTACCTGGCTGTAGGTGGGCTTGTACAACAGGTACTTATGTGGATTGTCCCGCCTCGGGGCACCGTTCTCGGCACCAGGATACGCGCCAGGCCTGAATGGCATTCTTCCTGCCGGCGACGCATCGTGCAGGTGATTAGGGTCGTCCCTTGGCTCCCTTTCCAGCGTTTGCAGCATCCTGAACATGTCCATCGACAATTCACTGAACTTCACCTGGTCGGCGCAATTGCCAACGATCAGGATCTCCTGCAGGGATAGGCACATGGGTGGCGTACGTTCGACTGGCGGTGAGGTCTGAGGCCCCAACCTGTGGGTCAGTATAACCGGGTTCGAGTCCGAGTGCACTACTCCGACGGCCGACTCGGCCTTCACGAACGCCTTGATCTCGTCGAGGACTAAATTCCACTCGAGTTGATCGTCCGGTTCGTAGGTGCTGGTGTAATCAACGATTTGGGCGTCCAACTCTTGGACCAATTCACGGACGAGCTTCATACGATTCAACAGCAGGCAGACGACGATGAAACGGGCGTAGTACCTGAGCTTCTTCACCATCAGGTCGCTCCTATCCTCTTTGGCGGCACGGCTATAGTAAGCGCGGCCGCGAATCGCCGCATAGAACGAGTAGGCCTCGTGAAGGTACGAAGTCTCACTGGTGCGAAGGTAGTAATGGTAGTAGAGCTGGCCGATCTTGCTCGCGATCTCACCGATCTGCCACCTCTTCAGGCCGTACTTCGTATCCAGTATCGTCCTGCAAGAAGTGGGCGCGCGTGTGTTCACGCGCGCCTTTTATGGTTATTGGTCTGGTAGGCGCTTTGGTAGGAGTGTTGATTGATATATTGAGTTAATAAAGATATAAGAATGAGAATATAAGAATATGTATGAAAGACAGAAACAAGAGCCATTAGATATAAGAaaagaagtataattttatatttttatgtctttCTACTTCTGGATCTTCTAATAAATAACTATTGCTTGAAATGAGTACAATTGTTCAAATATTAACTATTAAGAGATTTATAATCTTGTTGTGCGAATTATAAAAAACGTACTGATCTTTCTTTGCTTTCACGTATTTTCAGTTTTGAAGTTAAGATAATAAAGGAAGAGAGGTACATTAACGTTTCTATGGAGAACGctgtataaaattctatattatacttaAAACCTTCCCCAGCTAGGctacaaaaatacaatactTCCAACCCCATCCATTGAACAATCATCATTAAAAAATCCTCGCAAAACCTAACAATACTTTCTTTCACGAGAAATCACACCTCCCTAGACTAAGATCAAAGAAACGCTAGTAACAAAGTCTCAATACCTAACCTTTCGCGACAAAAAAGGGACAAGGAAACTGCaacacaataaaaaaaaactaaacaAACGGAACAACAAGGAAAGAGAAACAGGGGAACATAATACAAGCGCAGATACCAGCGATACTTTTGAAACTGATGGCCGTACGTTCGAGAAACTTTTCCCTATTGTTTTGACGTGTGGAACCGATCCTGAAAGAGCGTCCCCGATATTTATTAACAGTCGACACGGCACGATCGCGTGTCTACCTATCTATACCTGCAGCCACGTGTTACGTATGCACGTATATCgtacgtgtgtgtatataGGAGATGTACCGTAGCGGTTGGGTGTCGCATGTCTGCACGAACGCGAGCGGTGTGAATAGCCGGATAGACAATTGACTCTTTGTCGAGTCGCACCATCAGCCAACCGGCCCATGTTGATGACACTTTACGATCAAAAAGGAAAGGTACAAAGGGCTGAAGATTACCGGGCATCCAGTGCAACAGAATCGAAAGGGTAAATAAAGACGTGTGTGTAACGTGGTCCAAGTGGGCCAACGAAGCAAACTCACCCAAGCGAATCGGTCTAGGGTTAGCTTCGACTGTTACTTAGTGAAAGAGGTTATGGGTAGAGACTATGGTGAGTTTATGAATGAAATGATGACTGGAAAGGGATGGAATAATGTGATTGGtctataatatgtaatttatcatactttatatatatgaacGGTTCAGAGAAAAAGTGGAACAAgcgatttgtaattaaaaaagtttcgCTAGAGAGAAACAATtaaacttaattttaattcttcagtctttcaatattttgtacCAAACGCAGTGAATAATTGATTCTGATTTAAAGGTAACATGTGAACTAAATAGTTATAGAATACTATGACTACGGCAGCAAACATTTGCACGATCGTTATATCATTCCCATAGTCCAGAAGGAGTACGACGGAAACCACGTGACACAGATCCTCGTGGCGATCGTAATGTTCCTTCTGTTGCAATTTATAGACAACAAGAAACGGAAGGAGAAGAAATTGGAAACGCTTTTACCTTTCAGCCGCTCCGTGTGCTATGATAgttgtttgttaaattatttctttaattaaattaaattatctttttcgaatgaaaaatattttttgactcgctttttttaagaaaatatattgtaaagaagataAACATTGTCGCCTTGTATTTTATActaattctaaatatataaataaataaataatcagtttcagaattaaaaaattctttaaattctacGTTCAAGGttcattttatgtattcattCAATTTGTGTCAAGTGACGAATACTCGTAGAACGATTTAGTTTCCTTTGAAATAGTATTTCCCTTATCGTTCAccgtaaattatattcaataatctttattaaaatattattatcggtGACATTTACTGACCTTTCTTGACTTATTCCCCAATGAAAGATCATCAGAATCGACGTTGAactattttaacatttacgtAAGTCTCAGATTCATACTTTCAATGGCCTTCACGGTGCATTTTACTTATAAAAAGTTACGTGAATAATTTATGACACTGAACAcgaaattttaacaatatttgcaataattaaatattgaagaaTTAAGACCTGTTAATTTCCATCATGcgctaataataataatactaataaccAATTAAATTACCATATTTTTACTACTCTAATATGACTAATGATTGctatgaaataagaaatacgtAGTTATTGgaataagtatattaaatcatataaaaGATTGAACATAGATGGATGCATTCGCGTAGCGATAGCCACGAGAATTCAAGTCACGTGCTTTTTATCGTACAAGAACTCTTCGGAGAAATCACGTAAAGATCATGCAAGTTCTAAATCGTATTACAAGAAAAAATCATGTAATATGATCTGTAAAGATATCTGAAACACAATTGAACAGAGTCTAGTAATTTTAGAgatggaaatataatttcttaatgcATAATTACTGTaaactattatataatgtagAAATCTTCATCGCAAATGGaagaatttcaaagatttaAGTAACAACTTCATTTTGTAATACTAGATCTACCAAAGGCATTGATCTTTCcatttaattaagtaataaaatatattaaagaagCTCTATCTTTTTTAAGATTTGAACTATCAAGGACATTGGAATCTTACAagtaattaaacaataaaataattgacaaTATGCTTTACAATTAATTGAAACATACAAGATATATTGGGATAGAAAACTATTAAATAtagttatatgtatgtatctatttattttcattgaaatcatCTGTATTCATATAGTATATTCCCAAGTGCATATTAGAGATTGATAGATCTAATGTTGAAAGAAACCATGTGCAGTTTCTATGTTAACTGATGTATCTTTTAATTCTCAGCAAAAGGTATTGAAACACTCGAGCCTGAAGCGATCGTTTTAAAGGatatttcaagtttcattCTGCAAAATTCAGCGTATAAAAAGGGAAGATGTACAAAGGAAACGTGAAAGCAgactaaattgaaattaacgtatcttttaaatacataGATAATTTTCTCACACAAATATATCCAttttgtaaaacgttatttaatttcatatttccttcgtatatatatgtatatatatctccTTATCTTTCATACTctctgaattttataaaattaaatcacaCGTATTATATCATACGTACAACACGCTATATAAAATCTGCTTCAAGAATTATAAAAgtctaatataatatactcgATGTTTCTTCGTATCTCCAATCCTTATTCCAAACGATAGAAATATCTGGGTTGtggattttaaaaattcaaaagtgtATAAAGtgtacataatatgcaaagtacataaaatatccaaagtccaatattcgttataatatttaaagagtgaaacaaatctctggCTAGATCCTATTCTTCCAGTTGCAGTGTCAGATCTAcctaataaagtataaagatATCTATAATGCTAGCATTATAACTAGACTACggatgtttatatatttatggggaatttaatgcaaaaatgCAAGGAATGTGCAAAGTGgtaaaaaatgcataaaatattcaaagcttaaatttcatttcttaaacTAAAACTTTAACAAAAGCGTTTGTACAAACAGCCGCAGTCCAGTTATACCAAAccgaaaatgataaaattaggAAAACGACAATCGATGAAACCCGTAAGATTATCCTGTCTTTGTAGATGTACGAAGTATAACGTGTAACCCACTAAAAGCACCGATATCTCGTAGGGAGATCGTGATGAAAATCTGAGTAAGCGGCAGAGATACACGATAGCTATATACGCACACGCGTGACCGTGTTCACTCGCGCGCACGATTCTCCATTCACGTTCACGTCACATGGTGGGTCGAGCGCGTAAAAGGACCGTGCCGTGATCCTTCGTGAACGGGCGCAACCGATCCCCGTTTTACTCCCCTGTTGCCTATTACGTCTCCCACGTATGTGTAGATACACGCGTGTGCTTTCCGTGCGAGGCGGGCTCTCGCGGCCCGTCAGGCCCTTCCGGAGGAGATAGAGGAAACACCAAGAGAACACAGCTCTGTTTCAGCGTTATCCTGACAGAGTCGCGGATCGTGTCGAAGGACCTCGTGGCGTGGAGGACGTCGTACGCGTGTGATCGATGGCTTCAACCACGCCAGCGGCCACCCTCGTCCGACGATGACTCACCGTGTGGCCTCCGTGTGGTATATACGCGACACAATGTTGCATGatgcttttcatttttcttatcttttctttcatcattATCTATTTCTTTATCTTGCTGTTTttattcctcttcttccttttttttcaagTTTCACTCACCTGTGCTGCTGTTGAAACTTCCACAGCTTCGTGTAGATGTCAAAGGTGCGCCCGAAGTAACCCTGCCACTGCTTGTGCCCGTACTGTGGTAAATCCCGTAGCCCGTTGAACAGCTGCTTGCTTTTCTCGAGCAGGTGGCAGAACTCGAGGACGACTTTTCGCTCGTGGTCGTCCATGCCAGCCATCATGACCATCTTTTCGGTGAATCGAGATCGCGGCCACTGGCTGGACGGCCCTTCAGACGACGGTCGCGGTGGCCCCGCGTGATGGCGCCTGGCGATTCCGCCACCCTCTCTTCCTGCACTCTGGACACGGACGCCGCGACCAACGCGCCGACCCAATCAATACTTGCCCACCCCGCATCAGGGGGCGCACCGTCCGTGTCGTACCACGCCACCGAGCACCACGCCACGAGCCACCCCGCACACGTCGCAACGTCGACCTGAGACATCTGTCTGCTCCGCCGATAGACTCGCTGTTGGACTTCGTTCGGAATATGGGAGCGATCGATAGATTTGTTTCGGAGGGTAACTGTCGTGGATCTGATGAGCTTCATGGTAAATTGTTTCGATGGTAGGTTAACAGGCGTTGACTCGTCGAAGTGATCTTGCAAGTGGTAGAGAATGTGGGTTGAACAGGATGTCGCCACTGGTGTTCCGTCGTGGTTCAAACATCAGAGTTTCGCTTGAAGCGGGATTTGGAGGAATTTTGAGGAACAACGGTCATCAATGTTGAACTAATAGAACCTTTGAATATTACTGGAATAATTAAGATTGGTTAGAGAAATGTGTTTAATTCTCTTGTGATTTAAACTGATTGTCTTTGGAGTAAGTAAAATGggaataatatgaaaatatacgtattacgttTATATTCCTTATTTGTAGAATCTACCTTCTTTATTGTTCCTTTCATTTGTGGCCCatccaattttttcaataatgtaTTTGTCACCCGTTTCGCttgttttctcattttcaaaTCATTCCATGCCGGCTATTATCAGTGTAATTTTTATAGCTTCAACTTGCATTATATGCCGCTTAGATCTGAGTAAATTGTATGATTGAATCTGTTGgaatatttatcttaaaatatataattcgcTGATAAACTAGTATATTGCGCAATGATATAAAACCAAGAAGAATATTCAGAACGTGTGTTTTTGGTATTTTTGGTTATTAATTTAGTTACCactactaataataatattaataaagaaaagatgtataataataataataaagaatattacttCTAATGATCTAAACACCAAGTATTTGATTCTTTTTCGCTCTTTTCACGTTTTTATCTTCAAATCCTCACCCCACTATTATTTCCAAAATCATTTCACTTCTTCAACCATTTTTCAATTATCCCCTTCGATAAATCGCATGAAGGTTCTTTAAAAGCGATTAAATTTTCGCAGTTTGAAAAGATGGGGAGAGTCGCGAATCTGGAGTGAACTAAGGGGGTGGCGCTCGACACTTTCGTTGTCGTGGCTCGTTACGGCTGCAGAAACGGTGGGAGTTTTGCCACCCTGGTAGTCGGCTGCCGCCGTCGGCGGAGATTAATTAAGTAGATAACGGTCGGTGGCTGCGAGGGAACGTTGGAAAAGGAGGTTCGACGAGAGGGAGTGGAAGAGCGAGACGGAAAATGCTCGTGGGGGTGCGTGGCTACGATGCAGAAATCCCATGGCTACCGATGGCCTCAAGACGCCTCGTAATGGAGAGTTGCTTTTGAAGATTTTGGAATGTGATGATTTTCCGTAATATTTGTCCATAATTAATTTAGACATTGTGAATattgtaatacatatataatttaaatgctTCTATTAATTATCTGGAATATACATCTTGTTAAATCTGACCTAATCCATTCTATCTATACTAAACATTATACTAACACTATAGctcattgtatatatttttctgaatcTAACTAATTAGCGCGTCATCTTATATACAATACGCTTCATGTTTTTAACAAAAAGGTAAACGATAATGCAGTATGTGatatatttcatactttcaATCACGTTGCAAACAATAATACAAACAGATCAATGTATACTAAATCATCAATCCTAACTGATATTTGTAGtgttatatcataaaatataatcgatgtaTACACATGTAGGTATCCTTGGTTTGTTCGTAACAATACAGAGAAACCGATAGGGAAAAGGGGAGGAGGTAGAATTGCACGGGCATCGGTAGCCATGACGGGGGTTTCAGAGTCGGACGGTGGACTTGGCGTATATCGACTGTGTCGCCTCATCTACAAGTCAATCAGGCTCGCGTGCCAGCGACTCGTGAAGGCGGTTCGGTACACGTAAGTAAGTGGCCGACCGGCCAGCCGGTGCAATACATATACCTGCGGCCGCTGTCCAATACGAGCGTCGACACGGCCACCTTTATGCCGGGTATGCAAGTATAATGCGCCGCTGCATATATGAATGCTTATGGTAATCCGCGCGCGGCACCAGCCTCGTTTCGACGTTGGCCCGGATGCCTGCTAGATAGAGCACGGCCCCTGTCTATTGTTATCGGTCGTTCTCTGCGTGCACCCGACGCCGCTTTTCCTATGTCCATAGGGTTTGACAGCCAATTCTTGATTCTTATGTTTCCTATAGATATAGATTTTGTGTTAGTTTTGAAAGAGAGAATATTCGAAAAGCGTTGAATTATTGATTTTTTGAAGGAGGCGatgcattttattaattgtaagGAGTCTTAACCTTAACTTTAAACCTAACCTTTTAGtccaaaattacaaattggtTGTATTCGCAACAGCTAATGTAAAATTACGTCGTATTGTAAAATACTGCAAAAATAATATCTCAATAGAATCTTTAAGGACATATAGATTtcttaaatgtaatttatttttaaatattcgtaacttgaatattttactttacgGACTCACCTTTCAAACCTTcaaacaattacaaataaaacgataccaatttcAATCTCCACTTTCACATACACCACGTATCAAGATAAATTCCGTTCGAAATGCTTAATAAATAGCCCGAACCAGTCAGACCATTTTATTCTTCTCCAGGTGAGGCAACCACGACAGATTCTAGATTGATTTAGCCGGAAAGCTGAGGATGGATTCTAACCGGTGACTCAGTGGATCGATGTCAGTGTGAATCGTGGTCGAAACCATGGATCAAGCACATGATTCGACCCCATGGCTTGAACCTACCGATGGCAGCCTGTCTGTGAGTATAGACGAGCGATCATATCGGGTCGTTAACTGATATTAATAGCAGGGCGCGGTGAACTCGCTCGTACTGCCTCTGTCTGTCACGTTCTGTCGCTCTTTTGGCCGGGCACTCTGTGCTGTCCTACCTAAGGGACCCTTTGCCCTAATTGTAACAAATTAAATCACGCGATATCGACGATTCCCTCGGGTGAAATCTACGCGCGGCAGAAGCGTGCCGCGATTGTGCACGCCTTTTCAACGCTCTAATCTATTCTCGTCGGACCATTGTTTCCAATTAAAGGGTCCCAGATTTACGCTCAACTACGGGCCATACTTCGGGCTTAGTTACTCGAGATTAGTACGAGATGCAGATCTGTAACATAGGTTCGGTTAGGTTTGTGATTTTTATACGCTCGTATTGTATTTAAGtgaaaattagaattagaaGATTACAAAGTTTGAGGAACTTTAGTTACTAATATTAAGCTATGGTAAGTCATGTGCCTTGAAGATTTTggtttctattaaattttgaatagaTTTATAGATAGAGGTTTCTTGTacaataattgtattaataatacttaaagataatagttattaaataattattgtacaaGCCTCAGCTTCGAGAAATTGGTTTTTCAATCAATAAACTGATATTGTTTTTCCATGATGATTTAgtctattttatattctggAATTCAGTTTGTACCTatctaacctaacctaatCTCCATCTGTATCACTCAAGATCCGACGAGTGCTATTCAAGACTGAACAATTCCAATTAAGAAcgttcaaaattaataaataatttgtaaatatcttaCTTTGAGaacaatgataaaaattgtataactaTCTGTTTTCCCCgttttttcagatttttagCAGATACGGTGAACCTTCTGCGAAGCAACCGAGAGAAATCTTCCTCCAGAACGTTGGGCTGGATTTATAAGCATGCGAATAAACTCTTTTTAATATGCAGCACTAACCTGTTGAATGCATTGTGTTCGTGACAAGCAGTGATTACATTTGTTCTCTCGAGttagatacattttttatcatttcaacgATCGTGTTACCGATGATAACCGCGTTAACCGCTGCTCGGTATCGTTGTAGATCAAGGGTGctttaatatattactttctgGTCTCGCGGCTAACTCGATGAAAACCGACCAGAAAGAACAATGAAAGGGAAGCCAGAAAATTTGTTGCAGTAACTGATTCTCCTCGTAAAAATTCCTTTTGtatctgaataaaaatattcaagcaGCCCATACTTTTCCTATATTTCTTACTAAATCACCAAAAATTAACCATCTTCACTCTACGTGTGTGgcaacagaaataaatttatgttctTACTCTCTTTCACTTTTAAAAATCCTTCTAAATATAAAGCTAAAAACTGAAAAAGCTAACAATGTGattctttaatatattctcTGATACAAATAAGAACAAAGGCACTTCCTTTATTCTTCAAATTCCTTAATAACTCTTTACCCTAATACTTAGCAACAATCtatgtaaataatagtaaaaagtgtattatatttttccatagaaacaagaacaaaaagaaGCAAACACAAGCACTTCAATTCGCCGATAACTcttgattttaatttctgaTAAAGATCTGTTTAAACATTCTTACAACTCCAAAAATATATAGGCtactattaatatatatatattttttctaattctttcaaatctaaaaatatatcaaaataaatctTAAGGTAATGTATaccaatatttaaataactatttCACATTTTCCAAGCTTTCGACTATTTCTTATCCCTAACAAGAGCCTATTTATCAaccaataaaaagaaaattggaaaaagagggaagaagaACTAAAGTGCAAGGATTTCGATGCGTGGTACAACaaggaaaagggaagaaactcgggaaaactaaaaagaatgGTAACAGAGACGACTTTTGATATTTCCTGGCTTTACCATTAGCCAGACACAGTCCTCTAGTCGGTGAGGGTAGCACGGTGGATGCGGGGAAAGCCTCAGGAAGCTCTAACTCACGGGCAAAGGGGCAACCCACACCGTTCACCCGAGCCAGCCCCTGCCATTAACATTAACCGAGCACATACAGGGTGTTTGCAATGGCATTATCGATCGGTCCGGTGAAAAAAGACCAGCGAATCGAGCACTTTGTACGATACGTGCAGGAAACGCCTAGTTTACATTCACGAAACCCGGCTAAATGCCGATAGACTCGTTTTCGGCCTCTATCCACCGTACCCGGCCCGTTCGTGATTGCCGACAACAATATGGATCATCCTGAttcagagagagagagagagagagagagagagagagagagagagagagagagaacattTTCGACCTGAACTGATTATCCTTCGGATTCTCATGGAAGAGGAAGACTCTATTTTGGGCGCTTGCAGAATTCTATTGCCAACCAAGGGTGATTTGGTTTGAGCGCTATCTTGTTCTTGGTATCAGCTTAGAAGAATATGGAAGAGACCTTTTTGTTGGTTGAATGATTTCTGGATGAAATGTTGGAAGtgagtaatttattattttaaatagaataaatattttgttctaaatagaagaaaaagattctaTCTATGGAGTccttcaaattattttctgtctggttaaataattcttgaaataaGTACTGGAATGATGATAATTCTTTTATGTCTTTAGAgagaaaattcattatacTGTGTAcgagataaatattttcttccaaaCATAACAGTggttttaaaaagaaatgggGAATCTAAGTGGGTTGTTTATCTTCCAGGTTTGTCTTAAGTAAGTATTGAAATGACATGTTATTCTGAATGAGATAAACACCTTATTCGCCATAATTAAATAAGATGGTATCACGAAAGTAAAGAATaagttgttaaaaaatttaacaaataaagaCACGAGGAAACTTTTATCGTCATTCTTCATCAATTCTCATATTCTACAGCAATTTTCAACCCTATTTACAGTACCGCACAGACGTACAATCTCTAAACCAAACGCAACCCAATAATCCTGCAAAGCTCCGCAATTTcgcagaaaaagaaataaagtttccTTATTATTTGCCTAGTGATTCGTGAATAATCGATTAAAGCGATCACCGTTAAGAATCAGTCTCAGATCGAGCAGTTCTTCTCCGTTTCAACGACTATCCCCCTTGGCCAGTTCGTTTCCGGTGGAAATCACGAACCATGTCTAGCCGTGGCTCGTTGTTCATGCGTGAAGCTTCCAATCGTGAAGCAAGGAACAGTGTCAATCGTGCGAGAAACATCGAATCTTTTGTGTCCTGATCGATGAGAGCGTTTTCGTGTCCGGACCACGGTGGATCCGTGCTACTTCCGGTCGCGGCCATCGTCAATCGTTTCCACGTATAATCGGCTATGCACAGTGTGCTGCTCGTCTCACTTTCAGTCGCGATTATTGGATCCACTGAATCTATCTATGGATAAAAGTTATAAGAAGTGAGATATGGTGTAACAAAGGAGGGAAGAGATATTTTGGGATAAAGGGAGATGGGGGTTGATAAAGCCATGTTCTCCTTGTTGAAAAAGGTAAGATGATTTGGGGATGTAGAAGAGAGTTGGTTGAGTGCAAGTCCGTGCATAAAATTgttctacgttattaggtTCTATATTATTAGGTTCCAGGTTTATGAATCTGTGATGAAAATAAGAATGTTATTAGGTGAATAGGCATTgggaagaaatagaagaaagatCTACAACTAGGACTGTTTACAGTTTAAAGAGACAGTTCATAcctatgtataatttttttaaaaccaAATTGAGACCGGCaacaaatatttgcaaattataaTCTGATTTAGGTCCGAAGAACTACGAGAAACAATAGGACCGGATTTTCTATAGCGTAGTAATGCGATCTTGAAAATGAGAGACCGATAACAATAACACGTGAATTCGCGTTGATCGCTACGGTTAACGAATAGGACGATAACGATACATGGTTATCGACGATATGTTGGAACATATACCGGCGGCTGGCCGCCAGCACCCTTTCGAAACCGTGCCCTGGCCACGTGTCCGACGTGTCGCGCCCCCGTTGTTACTGCATGCCGTAGATCAGATAATTTTCGTACAAGCAGATACCCGGTGGAAGGGCGGGAACGTATACGCCATGACCTTGCATAAAGATCACGAGATAACATTGATATATTAATCGAATTTACTACTTATCCTGGGAATGTTATTAGCTCTATGAAATCTCTACGTGTTCATGAGCATTGCTCTCTTTTAGTTCTGGTTTAGAATTGtcattatagtattattattgtatgGTTAAATTTATGGAAGTAAGTAGATTAGTTTTCTTAGCATTTGATATCTCTTTTAACAATTATTCTTtggttaaaatattaatttaaagagAAATGATTAATCTATCTTTGATCTAGGCTCAGTAAGAAGTAAAGTATAATCCAGATGTGTCGCATAAAGATTAGCAGATaacgtttaattattcataaaaacaaTCTGTTATTTTGGAAATGTTACCAGCTAGATGGGGCATATAAAGGTTTATAGGTATTGTTCT from Bombus pascuorum chromosome 2, iyBomPasc1.1, whole genome shotgun sequence encodes the following:
- the LOC132916604 gene encoding protein SCAI isoform X2 — its product is MVMMAGMDDHERKVVLEFCHLLEKSKQLFNGLRDLPQYGHKQWQGYFGRTFDIYTKLWKFQQQHRTILDTKYGLKRWQIGEIASKIGQLYYHYYLRTSETSYLHEAYSFYAAIRGRAYYSRAAKEDRSDLMVKKLRYYARFIVVCLLLNRMKLVRELVQELDAQIVDYTSTYEPDDQLEWNLVLDEIKAFVKAESAVGVVHSDSNPVILTHRLGPQTSPPVERTPPMCLSLQEILIVGNCADQVKFSELSMDMFRMLQTLEREPRDDPNHLHDASPAGRMPFRPGAYPGAENGAPRRDNPHKYLLYKPTYSQVQVFLASGFKELPANGALLLYLSADGCFSTVKHPEEMGYDLGGVSTCSKRDPEHGKRPTGGKEPHCLYPGDLYPFTRKPLFVVVDSDNSFVFQQIPRYFGQPLMVLMSPQDTPSTLRDVRHGGSLFTLFLHAPLAAFCLICNIGSLAVHHWERCQRYIERFLIEACQLVTRSRCALHSGPPTSQSANREARLFISKK
- the LOC132916604 gene encoding protein SCAI isoform X1 encodes the protein MVMMAGMDDHERKVVLEFCHLLEKSKQLFNGLRDLPQYGHKQWQGYFGRTFDIYTKLWKFQQQHRTILDTKYGLKRWQIGEIASKIGQLYYHYYLRTSETSYLHEAYSFYAAIRGRAYYSRAAKEDRSDLMVKKLRYYARFIVVCLLLNRMKLVRELVQELDAQIVDYTSTYEPDDQLEWNLVLDEIKAFVKAESAVGVVHSDSNPVILTHRLGPQTSPPVERTPPMCLSLQEILIVGNCADQVKFSELSMDMFRMLQTLEREPRDDPNHLHDASPAGRMPFRPGAYPGAENGAPRRDNPHKYLLYKPTYSQVQVFLASGFKELPANGALLLYLSADGCFSTVKHPEEMGYDLGGVSTCSKRDPEHGKRPTGGKEPHCLYPGDLYPFTRKPLFVVVDSDNSFVFQQIPRYFGQPLMVLMSPQDTPSTLRDVRHGGSLFTLFLHAPLAAFCLICNIGSLAVHHWERCQRYIERFLIEACQLVTRSRCETSVLQFFGDDFLRLLLVRYVFCDVVLNLHRSFRGRQQRPRCHPPLPDAEVLEHPTLHHLVLDLAACLDCRDHFPDSNELA